The following is a genomic window from Podarcis raffonei isolate rPodRaf1 chromosome 5, rPodRaf1.pri, whole genome shotgun sequence.
tgccctgctgaggtcaggtgcagctagtcgggaaccaatgcctagacaaactaccaccgaagAGGCcggaaagcatgttaataaggcaggggaaaataaaataaaataaaaaataataaagtaaataaaataggtccttgcttcaGGTGGTTCCGTGATTTTGCACCCTGTGATTACCTTCAAGGCTGCTGCCCCCTTTAGGGTGCATCTTTCCCCTATAGGGAACGACACCTGGTTGGCTACGGTTGCTTTGGGATTGAAGGAAGGGTTGCatttgtgagtggtttggcggtgagctaaGGCtctgtggcggttaggcattggtttaaattggttggtggaggggtatggattggctgtgcctgcccctccaatgctgctgctgctgcacgggaattccgttaaaggaattcaggggcttaccattctttcgtccaaacccctggaatcgggtgcgggccgcgtaagcccctgggagcatgcggggagaagctgagggtctgtgtcgcagctccagttatccctgatcttgttcctccacactggctttcgctggaatccgggagtcagtgctgtcccccaaggcgggggggacagatagtcataaccaatgcctaagcaaccactcacaatttgtatgtttaataaagttgtggccaaaattatgccaaaaaccttaaacaaaaatttatgagtgatgtgtgagttattggggtaggggtgttttgggggacctcagcacgcaaagcgtgttctcactaaaggagagcacgtgttgcggatggggcctagcaagacaccctgtagttgccaggcaggataagatagagaggcctggcaaggattggctgtttgagttgctgggataaaattgatgttgccaatttgggggtgggaacaggttatttaaacaaggttcacagcaagctgctttctctttcaatgtgggaaccggatcacccgcccgccctcccttttgggcttctgctttgaccttgctatgcctgtcatggggtcgtccgccttggtgcgggggcctggtaggaatttttccttttggctgattagtgtgtgccatttggtttttgcctactgcgtagcaaatcgtcacaacttgtaaggttggcggttaggcattggtttaaattggttggtggaggggtatggattggctgtgcctgcccctccaatgctgctgctgctgcacgggaattccgttaaaggaattcaggggcttaccattctttcgtccaaacccctggaatcgggtgcgggccgcgtaagcccctgggagcatgcggggagaagctgagggtctgtgtcgcagctccagttatccctgatcttgttcctccacactggctttcgctggaatccgggagtcagtgctgtcccccaaggcgggggggacagatagtcataaccaatgcctaagcaaccactcacaatttgtatgtttaataaagttgtggccaaaattatgccaaaaaccttaaacaaaaatttatgagtgatgtgtgagttattggggtaggggtgttttgggggacctcagcacgcaaacaGTGGTTCCGTGCAcgctgtcacggtgtcccattgcgccagaagcggtttagtcctgctggccacatgacccggaaatctgtctgtggacaaacgccggctccctcggcctgaaagcgagatgagcgccgaaaccccatagtcgcctttgactggatttaaccgcccaggggtcctttaccgttttaCCTTTACTGGTGTTCTGCAGCCCTGTAGAATCAGGATCTATCACTGGTGTGTGTTTGGTGTGTTAAACTTCATTGGTTTGCAGTGCAAAGCTCTTCAGCCATCAGATACCCAGGGACTGTATCATAACTTTACGTCAAACACGCCAATTCTGCCTGGAAAAGCATGTTTCGGGGGAAATGACCTTCTCCCACGGTCTGCCATGTTTTCTGTTACAATATTTACAATTTACAACATTCCATTTTTCTATttctgggagaaaagcaatgacaaacctagacagcatcttaaaaagcagagacgtcaccttgccaacaagggtccgcatagttaaagccatggttttcccagtagtgatgtatggaagtgagcgctggaccataaagaaggctgatcgccgaagaattgatgcttttgaattatggtgctggaggagactcttgagagtcccatggactgcaggaagatcaaacctatccattctgaaggaaatcagccctgagtgctcactggaaggacagatcgtgaagctgaggctccaatactttgaccacctcatgagaagagaagactccctggaaaagaccctgatgttgggaaagatggagggcacaaggagaaggggacgacagaggatgagatggttggatggtgttcttgaagctaccagcatgagtttgaccatactgcgggaggcagtggaggacagaagtgcctggcgtgctctggtccagggggtcacgaagagtcggacacgactaaacgactaaacaacaacaggctgaATTAGGTTgctgaaatgaaaaaaacaagGTAGAGAGGACCAGAAGGGGTTTTGTGGGGGAAGGGGTTGTGAGCtctgttctgttcttttcctttttagtTAATAATTATATTAAATTTCATCAAACTGGTAAATTGAAAATGGTCAAGTTCATCATCTAAAAATTTAAGAATATACAGACATAGCCAGAAAAATGAAAATTACATCTCAGAAAGTACAGTAAATAAACCCCACTCCAGAAAAGAGGAAAGTAAGATTTCTAGCTACAAAATCATGTAAATAAATTTCCCATAATATGGAAATAAAAGATGCAACAGTTCTTCAAACAATCATTAACCAAAGAAAATCTATATCACTGAAAAAAATGCAGAGGGAACTAGATGGGAGAAAGTAACACTGTTGAAGTGAAAAATGCCAGAAAATGAGAGGATCATCATTTCTTACCTTCTCTGCTGTTGAAGATTTCCAGAGCCTCTTACTTTCTCTAAACCTATGTGTTTCTCATGTGCAAAACTGAGCATTGCTGCTGTGCATGTTTGCTTACCTGAGGATCCTTTGCTTTCCAAACATTCAGGTGTAAATGTTTAGTAATAGTGACATGTGATCGGCAGCTCGCTGTAGCTTTGCTAGAGCCCATGCAGCTGAAACCTATCTAGTTATTACAGTTACAAAATTCAGCAAACAAATAGGAGTCTGAGGGAATGTTCCCAGCCACCTCAACCCCAGAACATCTAAAAgtgcttttatttgtttaaattccCATCCTGCCCTTTCCTCCCAATGAAGACCACGGCAGAAAGCAACACagtaataaaacaatacaattaaaaatcaaaccAAAACGCATTTAAAAACAATTGAGGGTGTctaagaacttttaaaaataaccacacacagagaaagcTATAATTTCAAGGTTACAGGTGCCAACTGGGCAGCACTCAGCTTAGGTCATCAAATTGCACCACTATTTTCCCTGtgctattctttaaaaaataaaaaaaggaaatctgAATGGAACGGAAGTGTAATCTCCACAAGTTTGGATCTAATTGGCACCGTTCTTGTGTCTTTTCAAGAAGTGTAGTTTTGATGTGTGCAGTAGCATATCAGGCAGCAAAGTCTCCGTGCACCTTTAACTTTCCACACCTTCACTATTGTCTTTCCAGCTCACTATTGACATTTAGTTTTTTTAAtggcctccttgagtgctttgagctagctggaatgtgtccttcagcTGTGATACTGTCTCTTACTTGCCTTGATGGAGAATGGAGAGGTGTGTGAGTGGAAAGCAGCCAAGTGTACCAAGGTAGAAACAGCATCCTTTGCCACACTCCTTTTTGccctgcctgcttttgcctctaaTCTTGGTCACCTGCAGGCAGTTCCCAGAAGTTTGCCTGTGCAGGGATGCGGTCCTCAGCTGAACAGAAGATTCCTTATCCCTGCAACAAAGGACCAAAGAATGGGCAAGAGGATTTTCTCTTAATCTAAAGTCCTCTTCAGGTGAGGGCAAACAGAtgagcagaggtgggatggcagGCCTAATGCGCATGGGGACATTTCAGGCAGGGCTGATGAGAGCATCTCACCACACTTTTGTCCTCCTGTGTCCAGAACAGCTGAAGAGGACAAGTTGCAGACGAAGCTTGGTCTTAGGGTGTTGAAAACTCCACTGTTCCAATTGCTCATCCGGATTCTTCATCTCATTTCCATCTCATCAGAGTCTAGACACCCACAGGGGCAGGAGTGGGAAATCTTGTAGGCACCAAGAGCCCTACTTGGTAGTGGATGGTGAGTGAGAAGTTGCACATGCTTGGATACACACAGACATCTCACAGGTAGGAAAGCAGTAGAATCTCAGCAATCACACTGTGTAATATCCCCTTCTCAGCTGCCCAACTGATTGGCTCTGGGAATTGCTGTTAAGCATGTTGATCTGGTGCCTGTTTCTGCTCCAGAGCAAGGGGGAGACTGAGGGGACCACCGTGAACCCACCAGCAGTGGGGAGGTGGGTTGGGTAGCCCACTCAACTCTGATTTAGAGGATATAGGGAGGAGAGGCCAAAGTCCGTATGTCAAGCCCCTTTGAGGACATCAGCTTCCTAGCTCATAAATGGTTCAAATGATGGTTTGCTGGAAGTGCCTtgggccataaaggtaaagggacccctgtccagtcgtggccgattctggggttgtggcgctcatctcgctttattggccgagggagctggcatacagcttccgggtcatgtggccagcatgactaagctgcttctggcgaaccagagcaatgcacggaaacgccgtttaccttcccgccggagtggtacctatttatctacttgcactttgacgtgctttcgaactgctaggttggcaggagcagggaccaaccaacgggagctcaccccgtcgcggggattcgaaccgccgaccttctgatcggcaagtcctaggctctgtggtttaacccacagcgccacccacgtcccgcctTGGGCCATAGCGGGGAGTCCAAAAGGGTCTAACAAGATATTCAGATTTTGTGTCTGACACCACATATTTACAGAATCAGCTGCACGGAAAGGTGGGGAGAAATGAAAATATCCTTCCCTTACAAAGGAATGGGTTGATCCGACCAGTCGGAAGCATTGTGATGTCAGAGGCTTTTTCCAGATAACATTTGAACATGTCATTAGTGCCCAAAAGCTTACTTTGGAAGCGGCGTAACCTCCCCTAAGAAACCTACGTGCATTCCTTTTTTGCCCCTGCCTGGATTTGTTGAGGTCTCAGGACACTCCCAAAATATTGCTATTACAAAACAAAAGGGATCCCGTGTCACCCGGCTGCCCTTTATAAAGCTGCTGCAAAAATTGTAGGGAGCCTATCTGAGGATTCACTCTAAAGGAGAGGGAGACATAGGCAAAGGGAGGAACAGATTAACGGATCGAGTTTCAGGTTTCAGCCACTAAGAAAGCAGAGCCATGTGCCCGGTCACTCGCTGCAGCTTCCTGAGGTTCGTCCTGCTGGCCGCCTGTGGCTGGAAGACAGCTCCTGCTTTTCCCAATGCCTCGCCGCTACTCAACCAGAACTGGGGAAACACAGACAGACTCTTGCACCTGTACACGTCCACAGCAAGAAATAGCTTCCACCTGCAAATCAACTCCAATGGCCATGTGGATGGAAGTCCTCACCAAACCGTTTACAGTAAGTACCACTGAAAGGCTGAGGAGAGGGGGAGATGTTTCTCTCAGTTTGTCATTTTTCCAATAGTAAATTCAGTTCACCGCATTACTACGttgtttgcctttttaaaaaaaagtcctcgtgaatatttgtcagcattttaatcCGCGTTTCTCCCCATCCACACATTTCCCCAAGCAATTTACGattcatttctgtatgttattttcatttcatCTATGCATTCTTACAGAAACTAAGCCCCTAAcgttttgtgaactgctttggggttttgatctttgtttcttttacAATCAAAAGGCATATAAACTTTACGAAATAAATCGATGGCAACATAAGCATTTCCGTGCACGTTATTTGCTTGGAGAACTGTGTGGCAAAGTTTGGAGGAGTGCGGATTGTGAAGGGCAGATTTCTTTGAGTTTTCATATAGTTAGGTAAGGTGTGAATTACAGAGGTTTGCAATAAAAATGTGACCTAAAACGACATTCCCCTCCATCCTGTCCCTCCAAAGGAAGAATGCTGGGAATAAACAAGGGAAAATGGGCTGCCTTCATTTGCTGTTAGTGGCTTCCTAGAAGTATGATTGTGACAGCTGCATTACCCAGTCCACTATTAATCCCATTTTAGGTGGAGAAACATGAATGAAGCCCAGGGCTGCTCTCTAGTCCTAATGTTTAATATGGAGATTTAATATTTCAATATCTGTAAAAGTGGCAGACTTATTAGAAAGAGAACGTGCCCATGGTTTGTTTCCGTTAAGAAAAACCAGAAACTGAGCTCTAATTAAAAGCACGATTCAGTCAAAAAATAAACATCAACTGCATCGTGCCTTAAATTTCAAATATATACAGAATCGGATATATTCATTCCTTTCACTGCAGAGAAATCGAAGCACAGCTTTGCATAGAGGACAGGGAGCGTTTCCTGGGCACGTCTACATTTTCCAAATTTTAGGGGAAATTAGAACCTATATTTTGTAAGTGGAAATATTCGTTCCACAAGCGGGGACCCACTATAGAAAAGAgctgttctcgtgttgcctccAGACCAGGGGCCTTGGAGGAAATtggttttctagatccatttcaactggggtttaggcctggttttgtcaggaggaggcacacaaagaaaagaCCCAAGGGATGACTGCAGGGTCTGGGCCGGTTCATATCACGAGAGGCTTGGGTATTGCGGTTCTGAGCTATTTATGGCTTTAtagctcaaaaccagcactttgaattgggcccagaaactaatccgGAAacttaaggggtgatatgatagccatgttcaaatatataaaaggatgtcacatagaggagggagaaaggttgttttctgctgctccagagaagtggacacggagcaatggatccaaactacaagaaagaagattccacctaaacattagcaagaacttcctgacagtaagagctgttcgacagtggaatttgccgccaaggagtgtggtggagtctccttctttggaggtctttaagcagaggcttgacaaccatatgtcaggagtgctctgatggtgtttcctgcttggcagggggttggactcgatggcccttgtggtctcttccaactctatgattctatgattctataattggtagccagtgcagtcgggccaggattggtgtaataagCTCAAACAATCGGTCCAGaaagataccatggtcaatggtgtcaaaagccactgagaggctgagaattaacaaggacacgTTTCCCATGTCTCTCCAGACAGAGGTTCTCATAcaaggtgaccaaagcagtttctgtgccaaagccAGACccaaaccccaattgaaatggatctagaagaCCAGTTTCCTGCAAGACATCTGGATCAGGTCCACAACCACCTGCTCAGAAACTTTGCCCAAGAAGGGGATATTGGCAAACTGGCCAGTAGTTACTTAGATTTTCCAAATCTAGGGAGGAGTTCTTGAAGAATAGCTTTACCATTTCAAACAGGCAGGGGCAACCAAATCttgcatacacacatacacagattGGGGCAGAGGTATTGTTTAGGGGTTTTGTTGGGGGTGGGAGTTGTTGATGTtaattttttatatctttattttggatcttaCGATTTACCAGTATGTGAACAATTTTCAATTCGGTTGTGTACTCAATGTTTTGTTCATGACTACTTCTGTtattggcgctgtgggtaaaacctcagtgcctaggacttgccgatcgtatgcgacggggtgagctcccgtcgttcggtctctgctcctgcccacctagcagttcgaaagcacccctaagtgcaagtagataaataggtaccgctttatagcgggaaggtaaacggcgtttccatgtgcggcactggtgctggctcaccagtgcagcttcgtcacgctggccacgtgacctggaagtgtcttcggacggcaccggctcccggcctcttaagtgagatgagcgcacaaccctagagtcggtcacgaatggcccgtgcgggcaggggtacctttaccttttacttctgTTACATTTATAGTTacgtaattttgtgtgtgttgtaagccgtcttgagcatggtttgaactttggaaaggcggcatacaaataaatgattGATTCTTTGCTTTTCTACGGGGTCTAGCAAAAAGGGAAGCTCCACATTGCTGTCCTGTAGCCTTGGGGGCTGTTCTGTTCTTCAGACTAGAGCTGGATGCTGATTAGGGGGTACATACTGAGTGCTCCGACTCCATAACCAAGTTgactggttggcatccatctgtctcaggggacaatggaggagtgttcCTTTGGGagtgaggtcaaactgttggcGGGTTACagtagtgcctgctgtggctgtagagatggGATGTAGgcgagacatgttttgttgcagccggggcagaggaAGGTGCCTGGCTGTGCTGccgcagatgcaccatggcgctTATTCTCTCTGCGCtcttcccagtggtcatttctcctctgctgTGGAAGCATGACCTGACTGCccatctccaggcactgcggccatctgcaagggattcccacatggcagggttaaTGCTGCCAGCCTTAATctcacgtttgcagacatctttgtaacacagagttggtttgCCCATTGGCCAGCTCCTCATATGGCACATGTACAGAAGTATAGCATTACATATAAGTATTagcatacattgttgttgttgttgttgtttagtcgtgtccgactctttgtgaccccatggacgagagcacaccaggcactcctgtcttccactgcctcccacagtttggtcaaactcatgctggtagcttcaagaacactgtccaaccatctcgtcctctgtcgtccccttctccttgtgccctccatctttcccaacatcagggtcttttccaaggagtcttctcttctcatgaggtggccaaagtattggagcctcagcttcacgatctgtccttccagtgagcactcagggctgatttccttaagaatggatacgtttgatcttcttgccgtccatgggactctcaagagtctcctccagcaccagaattcaaaagcatcaattcttcggcgatcagccttctttatggtccagctctcacttccatacagcactactgggaaaaccatagctttgactatacggacctctgttggcaaggtgatgtctctacttatTGTAAACCAAATTCGAAATGAAGTGATAGCATGACAGAATACACTATATTTTCTTAGAACTTTCCTGTTCCGATTAAAATTGTGGGCAAGCTTTTGTGCCATACCTCAACTAAAAAATGGAAGGGTTAGCCAGATTACTCTTAATCCTTTGGGACTGGATCTTGCCCTATGGCCACCAGATGGTCATCTTTGGTTTACGGCATTAAATTATCTCCTAATGTTCAACCATTTAAATTTCAGGTGCCCTGATGATCAAATCTGAAGGTGCAGGCCATGTGGTGATAAGTGGCGTAAAAACTGGGCGCTTCCTCTGTATGGATATTAATGGCAATATCTTTGGATCGGTGAGTTCTCATATGAATTTTTCTGGAATCTTTCAAGTGGTGCCACGTGCCACAACAGCCAAAGTGTGATTCTATAACTTGGAGATGCAATAAGCCAGTTCTGCTGCACTTCTAAGGAAACCATTGTCCTTCACCCTTTCGCTTATGCCTGGGATATCGTTTTCCTTCAGGCCCCTGCAGTTCTTACGAGACACAATGATTTATGAAGgatgtcccacatttctttctgCCTGCACAACACCACGGGCATGCCACACCTGTGCTACAGGCAACACAGAGGGCTGCACAATTTGCCCTCTTCGGTTTGATATTGTGAAACCCAGGGCTTTACATAACTGTGAGACTGTTAACctaaaaataggtaaaggtaaagggacccctgaccattaggtccagtcgtgactgactatggggttgcgacactcatctcgcttattggccgagggagccggcgtacagcttccgggtcatgtggccagcaggactaagccgcttctggtgaaccagagcagcgcgcggaaatgccatttaccttcccgccggagcggtacctgtttatctacttgcactttgatgtgctttcgaactgctaggttggcaggagctgggactgaaccactggagctcaccccgttgcgggttcgaaccaccgaccttgtgatcagcaagtcctaggctctgtggtttaacccacagtgccacccgccaaACCTGGAAGATGTGAACTCTCCTTCCACCCACAAATATGCACACAATCTTGGCAATCACTCAAACAACTGCCAGTCTGCATGTTCCTCAACAAGTATTTCAGATCAAAGTATGCTGCTTTAtatcagggatggagaagcttTGCGGCAGGCAAGAGGGGGCGCATCATTATTTGTCTCTTCCCCTGCAGACCaacggctcagtcatgctggccacgacccagaagctgtacgctggctccctcggccaacaaagcaaaatgagcgccacaaccccagagtcggcaatcCATCTGTCCATCACCTTATGACATAATGACATCGGATAATTGACCACTGGGTGGCATAGTCCACCAGTCGATGTTTTATTGAAACTGCTGCTAAAAAGGagcttttcctttccattttagcAGTGGTTTAAATGCAAACCACTCCGTGCTCCTGGAGCAAGGCCCACCCCCACTACACCAGCAAGAAGATGCCAGGGCAGTGGGGCACTGTTTGCAAGGAATAGTTCTATGGGCCAAAGTGGTACCCCTGCCAAGCCACATTTGGCCTATGAAttggaggttcctcacccctgccttaTATCTTTATTCACTGCAAAAAAGTGAGGGTCTCCATTTATTAAATGGTACCTTATCacgggggtggtgctgtgggttaaaccacagagcctaggacttgccgatcagaaggttggcggttcgaatccccacgacggggtgagctcccattgctcggtccctgctcctgccaacctagcagtttgaaagcacgtcaaagtgcaagtagataaataggtacctctccggcaggaaggtaaacagcgtttgccagaagcggcttagtcatgctggccacatgacccagaagctgtacgctaactcccttggccaataaagtgagatgagtgttgcaaccccagagtcagccacgactggacctaatgggcaggggtccctttacattttttaccTTATCACGGGACATATAACCATTTGATAAAGCTTAGTTATCacacttttaaaaagaggatttcaTCACTTTTCTGCTTCCTTGGatttctgattccccccccccaatattatttGTTTTGAACGTGGTATTTTTCTGTGCAGaatctggatttattttttattttgtgttattttcGGTAAAGGTAGAAGGGTTATGGAGAAAAAAACCAGTAAAAACAAAGAACCATTGACTATGCAATGGGAAAGACTAATAACTCATGAGATCAAATGTTTTAGATGTGAATGTTTTGGAAGGTACCAAACATCTCGCAAGCTGTAATCTGTCAAACAGTAACACCGTTTTCTATAAAATACTGCCAATGCTAATTCCATTGCACATGCATTAAAAATACTAAAATAGAAAATGTTGAAATCAAGTATCGTAAAGACATTTAGACATACGAAATACGTGGTAAGAACCCGGACACCATTCAACATCTGTAGCAGAGAATTTTGATGAGCATTTTCCACTCGAATTTTAATACTGTTCTGATTGTGGTTCTTGTTTCTTACTTCAGCACTTCTTCAGTTATGAGGACTGCACTTTCAGACACTGGACCCTGGAAAATGGCTATGATGTCTACCAGTCTCCCAAGTACAACTATCTCGTCAGCCTAGGAAAAGCTAAGCAACCTCTATTCCCCGGTATGAATCCACCACCGTACTCCCAATTTTTGGCCAGAAGGAACGAAATCCCTTTAGTCCAATTCAACACACCAAAACCTAGCAGACATACGAGAAATGCGAGTGCCGATCCCTGTGGCAGTATCCTATCAGCCGGAAACCTCTCCGACAACCCAAAGGCACAATCATCCACGTATCATGATGTAGATGATTCACATGCCGAAAACGGAGACCCCAACGGTGCAACGTTCAGCAGGTGGTTTTCAAGCCCTAGGACTGATATCAAAACCTGAGCCAATCTGTAACAGTAACCTGTTTTCTGTCCTGGCGAGGACATAATCTGAAcaattattttaaagtatttgaAAAAATGCTTTAGGACTCTGATACAGTTCACAGTATCAGTTTAGAATAAGGGTTTAagaaataatttatatatttttttaaattctgGAATGTTTAGGCGTTTTTGtctataaaaaaaacaacctcggCAACTTTTGGGGttttacattttgaaatatggcaacttgaGGCTAAACAGTACCGAATCAGAATAACCCATAGTCTgacaatataaggcagtttcatgcTGAGAACTTGTCTTGGAAGCAGCCATAACTCACAGAAGGGATAATTTTGTAATGTCCAGTATCCCCAAGAGTTGTTGCCTGACAGGTAGATAGATATAGCATGGggtaagatggaccaatggtctgatcctGTGTAAAATACATCACTTGTTTTCCTCCCTTACTTCTCTCCTCTACTATGCTGCAACTTTTACTACCAATTGTGCACTGTGTTTAACCATCACTTATTAAGAGCagaataggtaaaaggtaaaggcacccctgaccattaggtccagtcgtgaccggttgcggcgctcatctcgctttattggccgaggaagccggcgtacagcttccgggtcatttggccagcatgactaagccacttctggtgaaccagagcagcgcacagaaacgctgtttaccttcccgccggagtggtacctatttatctacttgaactttgacatgctttcgaactgctaggttggcaggagcagggaccgagcaatgggagctcaccctgtcgcggggatttgaactgccgaccttctgatcggcaagtcctaggctctgtggtttaacccacagcgccacctgcgtcccttgattAAGAGCAGAATACAGTATAACAAA
Proteins encoded in this region:
- the FGF23 gene encoding fibroblast growth factor 23, with the protein product MCPVTRCSFLRFVLLAACGWKTAPAFPNASPLLNQNWGNTDRLLHLYTSTARNSFHLQINSNGHVDGSPHQTVYSALMIKSEGAGHVVISGVKTGRFLCMDINGNIFGSHFFSYEDCTFRHWTLENGYDVYQSPKYNYLVSLGKAKQPLFPGMNPPPYSQFLARRNEIPLVQFNTPKPSRHTRNASADPCGSILSAGNLSDNPKAQSSTYHDVDDSHAENGDPNGATFSRWFSSPRTDIKT